One genomic region from Xyrauchen texanus isolate HMW12.3.18 chromosome 16, RBS_HiC_50CHRs, whole genome shotgun sequence encodes:
- the LOC127657291 gene encoding protein c-Fos-like — protein MFLSKAKTEADSSSSDGDTLKPRTDALMDSTQGSCVDAESSGSFIPTVTAITSTPDLQWMVQPTIITSVSPSLGKAESNEPAKTKTAGNKGKCAARKGKNEQLSPEEEEKKKIRRERNKMAAAKCRNRRRELTDTLQAETDKLEEDKAALQAEIENLLKEKERLEYVLATHKPLCQLPEELDCMFPESPQPLPMSEAATKLPEDSPQDSTSLQDLEIPMVPSTAISGNSNLLLCSSAEISLCDLEPSLDIRDKLLATVDEDRVSVETARSVPDIDLTGSLGITDWETLYKSVANDLEPLSTPVVSTSTPTCSNYLSIFTFACPELDSLAEGLDGCKGGVTKAESSVDILNSPTLLAL, from the exons ATGTTCCTGAGCAAAGCGAAGACTGAAGCGGACTCATCCTCTTCCGACGGGGACACCCTCAAACCCCGCACCGATGCGCTGATGGACAGCACGCAG GGTTCGTGCGTGGATGCCGAGTCTTCAGGCTCGTTTATTCCGACGGTCACGGCGATCACCAGCACCCCGGATCTGCAGTGGATGGTCCAGCCGACCATCATCACGTCTGTATCTCCGTCTCTGGGTAAAGCTGAAAGCAACGAACCGGCAAAGACCAAGACAGCTGGGAACAAGGGGAAATGCGCTGCCAGAAAGGGCAAGAACGAGCAG CTCTCaccagaggaagaggagaagaagaagaTCAGGAGAGAGAGGAATAAGATGGCTGCAGCAAAGTGTCGCAACAGACGACGAGAACTCACCGACACCCTCCAGGCG GAAACCGACAAGCTAGAAGAGGACAAAGCAGCTCTACAGGCTGAAATTGAGAATCTCCTGAAGGAAAAGGAGAGGCTTGAATATGTTCTTGCCACTCATAAACCCCTTTGCCAACTGCCTGAAGAGTTGGACTGCATGTTCCCAGAATCTCCTCAGCCTCTTCCAATGTCAGAAGCGGCCACCAAACTCCCGGAGGACAGTCCTCAAGATTCCACTTCTCTTCAGGACTTGGAGATCCCAATGGTTCCATCCACTGCTATTTCTGGGAACTCCAACCTCCTGTTGTGTTCAAGCGCGGAGATCAGTTTGTGCGATCTTGAGCCATCTCTCGACATCAGAGACAAACTCCTTGCAACCGTCGACGAGGACCGCGTCTCTGTGGAAACAGCTCGCTCTGTCCCTGACATTGACTTGACCGGCTCGCTGGGCATCACAGACTGGGAGACACTGTACAAGTCAGTGGCCAATGATCTCGAACCTCTAAGCACCCCGGTGGTGAGCACTTCCACGCCAACCTGCAGCAACTACCTGTCCATCTTTACCTTCGCCTGCCCAGAGCTGGACTCACTGGCCGAGGGACTTGACGGTTGCAAAGGTGGAGTGACCAAAGCAGAATCTAGTGTCGATATCCTCAACTCTCCAACGCTTCTTGCCTTATAA
- the LOC127657292 gene encoding jun dimerization protein 2-like, with protein MQRFPLFKIYSRPTADVRKGFHALTAGPKSAVVTGVCDMMPGQIPDPSVTAGSLPSLGPLAGISATTLTDQLKYADLCNLGVMLSPLHLLGKLGKRPLQIKAEKDEEEERRKRRREKNKVAAARCRNKKKERTEYLQRESERLEMMNSELKAQIEELKHERQQLILMLNRHRPTCIVSTDTIKTPEKEPNPLMEQLKSK; from the exons ATGCAACGATTCCCGCTCTTCAAGATCTACTCGCGACCGACAGCTGACGTCAGAAAGGGATTCCACGCGCTCACCGCGGGACCAAAGTCAG CTGTGGTCACAGGCGTTTGTGACATGATGCCCGGACAGATCCCGGACCCCTCGGTGACGGCAGGCTCTCTGCCCAGTCTCGGCCCACTGGCAGGCATCTCTGCCACCACACTAACTGACCAGCTGAAATACGCTGACCTCTGCAACCTCGGGGTCATGCTGTCCCCTTTACATCTACTAGGAAAGCTGGGCAAGCGCCCACTGCAGATTAAAGCTGAG aaagatgaagaggaagagCGCAGGAAAAGAAGGCGAGAGAAAAACAAAGTAGCAGCAGCAAGATGtcgaaacaaaaagaaagaaagaactgaGTATCTACAAAGG GAGTCGGAACGTCTGGAGATGATGAACTCTGAGCTCAAGGCACAAATCGAGGAGCTCAAACACGAGCGACAGCAGCTCATACTGATGCTCAATCGCCATCGGCCCACCTGCATCGTGAGTACGGACACCATCAAGACCCCAGAGAAAGAGCCCAACCCCCTCATGGAGCAGCTGAAGTCCAAATGA